A part of Carassius carassius chromosome 32, fCarCar2.1, whole genome shotgun sequence genomic DNA contains:
- the LOC132112424 gene encoding required for meiotic nuclear division protein 1 homolog, with protein MSLKSFWRLHRALKMTQACGFALRTLNGLNSVTAKRLNCTTLASSASTLNLLKDWRNLHTSLHNHRCLLLRGVCQRPHFEMLTPLNVKSSLQMRSQSTTSSTMSVLKQGSMSGKRTFKGPRTKQPSRTNQPSLEEDMMQCIAYATADQYHLPTLCHDLIAHDFAEIKEFPRDASNVLVMGTESAAKPYDSGTIFVFREGSVVFWNVEEKTVKTVMRILEQHEIQPYEVALVHWENEEINYTVGEGNSKLHRGIFLFNEELDYDQVVLEKFAFSNALSLSVKLAIWEVSLDNFVESIQSIPELLKSGQRVKLSRAEVMQKIGELFSLRHCINLSSDLLITPDFYWDREDLEQLYDKTCQFLNINRRVKVVNEKLQHCTELTDLMRNHLSEKHSLRLEWMIVVLIAIEVMFELARVIF; from the exons ATGTCTCTCAAGAGTTTCTGGAGGTTACATCGGGCTTTGAAAATGACACAAGCCTGTGGATTTGCTCTCAGGACACTAAATGGATTAAACAGTGTCACTGCCAAGAGGTTAAACTGCACAACACTGGCATCCAGTGCATCTACATTAAACCTTCTCAAAGACTGGAGGAATCTACACACCAGTTTACACAACCATAGATGCTTGTTGCTGAGGGGAGTGTGTCAGAGACCACATTTTGAAATGCTAACTCCTTTAAATGTAAAATCCAGTTTACAAATGAGATCGCAGTCCACAACATCCTCCACCATGTCAGTGCTGAAACAAGGAAGCATGTCGGGAAAAAGGACTTTTAAGGGACCAAGAACCAAACAACCTTCACGAACCAACCAGCCGAGTCTGGAGGAG GACATGATGCAGTGCATCGCATACGCAACTGCAGATCAGTACCATTTACCAACCCTCTGTCACGATCTCATCGCTCATGACTTTGCTGAAATCAAAGAATTTCCCAGAG ATGCTTCTAATGTTTTGGTGATGGGAACAGAGAGCGCTGCAAAACCTTATGATAGTGGCACAATATTCGTCTTCAG AGAAGGCTCTGTGGTGTTCTGgaatgttgaagaaaaaact GTAAAGACAGTGATGAGGATACTGGAACAGCATGAAATTCAACCCTATGAAGTCGCCCTAGTCCACTGGGAAAATGAAGAGATCAATTATACAGTAGGAGA GGGTAATTCAAAGCTCCATCGTGGAATTTTCTTGTTTAATGAAGAGCTGGATTATGACCAGGTTGTTCTGGAGAAGTTTGCATTTTCCAATGCTTTATCACTGTCAG TAAAACTAGCAATATGGGAGGTCTCTCTGGACAACTTTGTTGAGTCCATCCAGTCAATTCCTGAG CTGCTGAAGTCTGGACAAAGAGTGAAACTGTCCAGAGCTGAAGTTATGCAGAAGATAGGGGAGCTCTTTTCCTTGAG GCACTGCATAAATCTCAGCTCTGACTTACTGATAACACCTGATTTCTACTGGGACAGAGAAGATCTTGAGCAGCTCTATGACAAGACCTGTCAGTTCCTCAATATTAACCGGAGAGTCAAG GTTGTGAACGAGAAGTTACAACACTGCACTGAACTTACAGACTTGATGAGGAATCACCTCAGTGAGAAACACAGTCTCAGACTGGAGTGGATGATCGTTGTACTGATTGCTATTGAG GTGATGTTTGAACTTGCTCGTGTAATCTTCTGA
- the akap12a gene encoding titin produces MGATASSAQRDSRCEEDAAAEELPAAASDARDEGGADNKLLQKNGRISSLNVKTRNHADELNGNFEERVLADVGSGFVTLKEDGTETIEDIQEMEALQPVIKNESTEMVDADSVTVKEEAEEDDISEVGFKKIFRFVGFKFTLKKDTCENTESDGQVEKVTSPSEDSSDTQENSTVAENENTPDETRKSEVSSQPDAAEPSQQTDNEKELDQDIKIVEHHVEDTPEKELEKEGSPELEEPMSPIKQFFTQGIFASLRKKKKEEEMLKESKDDEIKRIERMGLEKAKKENSKCICLDIPYITSEEEKDTQEKDNDTLLPEGELQNSLEKDKVQGSPLKRLFRKFSTKRQRESKSAEKVIEAEEQVSEHPKPSLELTELAKVEEPVVGEPKPAEEELVADVSPQESKKKSDTTASWEALICGGSAKKRARKTNEDETPEKREVYEKTTDSPFGSSTEGDYDHLTSSNEQSGSPAEEEMGSTWKTLKKIVTQKRKVRTGENSTPEQIPSDSEMNKDEPFSMKKLIPGHKKRKSDERKDRTSSDGAAKDHKTGDEDDETQAIIPLSEYEIIEPESLKELHEQQVEITIEHEMPEMTSQVLEQDTSNNLLPKVAATVPINTGPTVICGLPEDFEELTDFLSKHQQLSDIPEEGIIEESIETPKSSAEWTTQDDTLAEDIVELTADAVTALEPSSEQFIGDDTTEMVSAVLQLTNSPRSSGHFTPVSAEYGLQTPDVILQEAIQSICMTPSVQSLTTKDESQESLAVSFSPYIVQSSTTEETKVLVAHTKTEATAICTGIESQEIESVEEHLPAPLVEAIPEASDAVPTELVSDNFKNEIEVAGLWTDEVYEAEIKELKTEYQEVIVSEKESAIETELSVEQVIQLVAEPLVGESEETYMEEQREECTTGIELRRVIETMQSEAGLEQVMSDYTHDPETECPLHLVLEEPVYGQPVAAEPEKDLMLSDVKLFVAEYDQPASTEVVETLTHGDIDISKEVKEIEINASAVECLEVTATNSIISPIPVHIQAETLGLEGSLKLEAAESIHLEACEIQFDIKDAVLLAGDSAVTVEDISGKIEENDYEQTAQQDIKEIHVEEETGDDVASEAVKNISEAGAREQLPAKEVSLPEPVLVEETEEHHKEDTKIHLDDKVEDSATDRTNRIFVKEEEKHAVKEGQPLTNTGSNETPTDESPEIIVDPGSEIGDMVYKIREHTVVSAFSKDVSEHTETPELPDTSSEVILIPLEIVLPEVEAEPVAPEIAQPATTENIKTGKVLEMVAIIEKTTKQSGKEKPMVPEPVTQVLSKSKLQKATEQEGEEIDGDQSPAMTSSEMKEIAVPEEKDTMAVAPKPEPERIDSDMTMIKVPIMAVLALNYTAAETEVSNMSEKKNEEDENASLKCESLEQVTEKILSNELHVDKTEIKDEIPAVIEITTIAQESPLTSEVTAKMPEVAVSEIQSQVVSELRAETFEVREPKVEIPVVSEVKVETVVVTELEVEPPVVTSVAKELEVETPVVTSMAKTTDTNNSAVTSQNQNIDSDTSVLTTVIKEQVVEIPTVISVVVTPATPLDELTPVVTLGNGSKDVPPVKETPVETPNVESVIVKTAVAPVVEIQNVIPVVATPEFGSVIVTEAASPVVSTGTVTTTIAEKPVLSTVVETPVFSVTAVKSTPAAVEKTVVSPVLQIPATETSFVETTAVVSVKETVPLEEVTLDVTSFAETHVSQVIETLIVSVTSVKPTVVEVAKTPDTEIPAMISMTVAEAVSPVVGTSSGTPVASETIMIPEIKTSVVTAAAETSLVTPAVETPAQISVIAIHAAPPVTQAATAASETSEAVETAFVESPPVAVVETPVVTQMVETPGKVSVMVTDTVPLVDILDETAAVETPVEFPVVETRIVISAPVAVDKTPVVTPMVQTPGQVSVMVTETAPPVDVSAVTAAVDTPVVIPVVETSIVKSNPVAVIETPVVTPVVQTPGKVSVMVTEPAPPVVISVVTAAVEAPVVIPVVETPIVKSTLVAVVKTPVVTPVVQTSGQVSEKVTDTTPPVVVSAVTATVETPVMIPLVEAPVVKSTPVAVVETPVVTPAVQTPGKVSVMVTEPAPPVVVSVVTAAVEAPVVIPVLETPVVKSTPVEVVKTPVVTPVVQTSGQVSEKVTDSTPPVVVSAVTATVETPVVIPVVEAPVAKSTAVAVVETPVVTPAVQTSGQVSEKVTDTTPPVVVSAVTATVETPVMIPVVEAPVVKSTAVAVVETPVVTPAVQTSGQVSERVTDTTPPVVVSAVTATVETPVMIPVVKAPVVKSTAVAVVETPVVTPAVQTSGQVSEKVTDTTPPVVVSAVTATVETPVMIPVVEASVVKSTPVAVVETPVVTPVVQTPGQVLVAVTEATPPVVVSAVTATVETPVMIPVVEAPVVKSTAVAVVETPVVTPVVQTSGQVSEKVTDTTPPVVVSAVTATVETPVMIPVVEAPVVKSTPVVVVETPVVTPAVKTPGQVLVAVTEATPPVVVSAVTATVETPVMIPVVEAPVVKSTAVAVVETPVVTPVVQTSGQVLEKVTDTTPPVVVSAVTATVETTVMIPVVEAPVVKSTPVVVVETPVVTPVVQTSGQVSEKVTDTTPPVVVSAVTAAAETPVVISVVERSVVSLVLETTTEAPTAIAMAERPVMIPVVQTPVLVSVIAKEAAPPVFLPAVTAGEEVKPPVVETPVSVPEAPAVILAVQTPMTEQVAQTRTTPAMVLVKATSVVTGMEAPTVTTLEKARQETPLAETHLSHGMMGPAVATVIVATTPPVATPEVKKTTLQVVEQEKKEAKSEASVVSKDVEPPFVAAKEVKISVLTQECISNEKNGKASLRHTSTEPQSEVEEDVWEDAVDNIGDSPCQVTCTEDAPQDTAAKQTSDAAI; encoded by the exons TTATTACAGAAAAACGGCCGGATCTCCAGTTTGAATGTAAAGACAAGGAACCATGCAGATGAATTAAATGGCAACTTTGAGGAGAGAGTACTTGCAGATG TTGGCTCAGGGTTTGTTACTCTGAAAGAAGATGGCACAGAGACAATTGAAGACATCCAGGAAATGGAAGCTCTTCAACCAGTAATAAAGAATGAGAGCACAGAGATGGTGGATGCAGATAGTGTGACTGTGAAGGAGGAAGCTGAGGAGGATGATATTAGTGAAGTTGGGTTCAAAAAAATCTTCAGATTTGTTGGATTTAAGTTTACCCTAAAAAAAGACACATGTGAAAACACTGAATCAGATGGACAAGTAGAAAAAGTCACAAGTCCCTCAGAGGACTCCAGTGACACCCAGGAAAACAGTACAGTGGCAGAAAATGAAAACACACCTGATGAGACACGAAAAAGTGAGGTGTCTTCCCAGCCTGATGCAGCTGAACCCTCTCAACAAACAGACAACGAAAAAGAGCTGGATCAAGACATAAAGATAGTGGAACATCATGTGGAGGACACACCTGAGAAAGAACTGGAAAAAGAAGGAAGTCCTGAGCTGGAGGAACCAATGTCACCAATCAAGCAATTCTTTACACAAGGAATTTTTGCCAgtttaagaaagaaaaagaaagaagaggaaaTGCTAAAAGAGAGTAAGGATGACGAAATCAAGAGAATTGAGAGAATGGGTTTAGAAAAGgccaaaaaagaaaacagtaaatGTATATGCCTTGATATCCCTTATATTACATCAGAGGAAGAAAAAGATACACAGGAGAAAGACAATGACACATTGTTACCTGAAGGAGAGCTTCAGAATTCTCTAGAGAAAGATAAGGTACAAGGAAGTCCACTTAAAAGACTTTTCAGGAAATTTTCCACAAAAAGGCAGCGAGAAAGTAAATCTGCAGAAAAGGTGATTGAGGCAGAAGAACAAGTCTCTGAACATCCAAAACCATCATTGGAATTGACAGAGCTCGCAAAAGTGGAGGAACCAGTGGTTGGGGAACCAAAACCTGCTGAAGAGGAGCTGGTGGCTGATGTAAGCCCTCAAGAGTCCAAAAAGAAATCTGACACCACCGCTTCCTGGGAGGCACTGATTTGTGGTGGCTCTGCTAAAAAAAGAGCTAGAAAAACAAATGAGGATGAAACACCAGAGAAAAGAGAAGTATATGAGAAAACAACTGACTCTCCATTTGGAAGTTCAACTGAGGGTGATTATGATCATCTCACATCATCTAATGAACAAAGTGGAAGTCCTGCTGAGGAAGAGATGGGATCCACATGGAAGacgttaaaaaaaattgtcacccAGAAGAGAAAGGTCAGAACTGGAGAAAATAGTACCCCTGAGCAAATACCTTCAGACAGTGAGATGAATAAAGACGAACCGTTTTCTATGAAGAAACTCATTCCAGGGCATAAAAAGAGAAAATCAGATGAAAGGAAAGACCGGACATCCTCCGATGGGGCTGCAAAGGATCATAAAAcaggtgatgaagatgatgaaaccCAAGCTATTATTCCTCTGTCTGAGTATGAAATAATTGAGCCTGAAAGTCTGAAGGAGTTGCATGAGCAACAAGTTGAAATCACAATAGAACATGAGATGCCAGAGATGACTTCACAAGTGTTAGAACAAGACACATCTAATAACTTGTTGCCAAAAGTTGCAGCTACAGTTCCAATTAACACTGGACCAACAGTCATATGTGGATTACCAGAAGACTTTGAAGAACTTACAGACTTCTTGAGCAAACATCAGCAACTGAGTGATATTCCAGAAGAAGGCATCATTGAGGAAAGCATTGAAACACCAAAATCATCTGCTGAGTGGACAACACAGGATGACACCTTAGCTGAGGACATTGTGGAGTTGACAGCAGATGCGGTCACTGCCCTAGAACCATCAAGTGAACAATTTATTGGGGATGACACTACTGAAATGGTCTCGGCAGTCTTGCAACTAACCAATTCACCCCGGTCATCTGGGCATTTTACACCAGTGTCAGCTGAATATGGCTTACAAACACCAGATGTGATCCTACAGGAAGCTATTCAATCTATCTGCATGACTCCAAGTGTTCAGTCATTAACTACAAAAGATGAAAGCCAAGAATCTCTGGCCGTATCATTTTCACCTTATATTGTACAGTCCTCCACAACAGAGGAAACAAAGGTTTTGGTTGCACATACGAAAACTGAGGCAACAGCAATATGTACAGGAATAGAATCTCAAGAAATAGAATCTGTTGAAGAACATCTCCCTGCACCCTTAGTGGAGGCAATACCTGAAGCAAGTGATGCTGTCCCAACTGAATTAGTCTCTGataactttaaaaatgaaattgaaGTTGCAGGACTTTGGACAGATGAGGTCTATGAGGCTGAAATTAAGGAACTAAAGACTGAGTATCAGGAAGTAATTGTAAGTGAAAAGGAATCTGCCATTGAAACTGAGCTAAGTGTAGAGCAAGTTATTCAGTTAGTGGCAGAGCCTCTTGTGGGAGAATCAGAGGAAACTTATATGGAGGAACAAAGAGAGGAATGTACAACTGGTATTGAACTCAGACGGGTAATTGAGACAATGCAAAGTGAAGCTGGGCTGGAACAGGTTATGTCAGATTACACCCATGATCCTGAAACAGAGTGTCCACTGCATTTAGTGTTAGAGGAACCTGTATATGGACAACCAGTAGCTGCTGAACCTGAAAAAGACCTCATGCTTTCAGATGTTAAATTGTTCGTTGCTGAGTATGATCAACCTGCATCCACTGAAGTAGTTGAGACTTTGACACATGGTGATATAGACATAAGTAAAGAAGTCAAAGAAATAGAAATTAATGCTTCTGCTGTGGAGTGTCTGGAAGTCACAGCGACTAATAGTATTATAAGTCCGATTCCAGTTCACATACAGGCAGAGACACTGGGGTTAGAAGGGAGTTTAAAATTAGAAGCAGCTGAATCAATACATCTTGAAGCCTGTGAAATACAATTTGACATAAAAGATGCAGTCTTATTAGCAGGTGATTCAGCAGTGACTGTGGAGGACATCAGTGGGAAAATAGAAGAAAACGATTATGAACAAACGGCACAGCAGGACATTAAGGAAATACATGTAGAAGAAGAAACAGGGGATGATGTTGCTTCAGAAGCagttaaaaatatttcagaagcTGGAGCCAGAGAACAGCTGCCAGCCAAGGAGGTGTCACTTCCAGAACCAGTATTAGTTGAAGAGACTGAAGAGCACCATAAAGAAGACACTAAAATACATTTGGATGATAAAGTGGAAGACAGTGCAACTGACAGAACGAATAGGATTTTTGTGAAAGAGGAAGAGAAACATGCAGTGAAGGAAGGGCAACCTCTGACAAACACTGGCAGCAATGAAACTCCTACTGATGAATCTCCTGAAATAATTGTTGATCCAGGAAGTGAAATTGGAGACATGGTTTATAAAATAAGAGAACACACAGTTGTTTctgcattttcaaaagatgtatcTGAGCACACAGAAACACCAGAATTGCCTGACACTAGTTCTGAAGTCATACTAATACCGCTAGAAATAGTATTGCCAGAAGTTGAAGCAGAACCTGTAGCACCAGAAATTGCACAACCAGCGACAACAGAGAATATTAAAACTGGTAAAGTTTTAGAGATGGTTGCCATTAttgagaaaacaacaaaacaatctgGGAAAGAGAAGCCTATGGTACCTGAACCAGTAACACAGGTACTTTCAAAATCTAAGCTACAAAAAGCAACAGAACAAGAGGGTGAAGAAATAGATGGTGACCAGTCCCCAGCAATGACATCATCAGAAATGAAAGAAATTGCAGTTCCAGAAGAAAAAGATACAATGGCTGTTGCTCCCAAACCAGAACCAGAAAGGATTGATTCAGATATGACTATGATTAAAGTACCTATAATGGCAGTGCTGGCACTAAATTATACTGCTGCAGAAACAGAGGTTAGTAATATGAGTGAAAAGAAGAATGAAGAAGATGAAAATGCTAGTCTAAAATGTGAATCTCTTGAACAGGTAACAGAAAAGATACTGTCAAATGAGTTGCATGTAGACAAGACAGAAATTAAAGATGAAATACCTGCAGTAATCGAAATAACAACCATTGCACAAGAATCACCACTGACCTCTGAAGTAACAGCAAAAATGCCAGAAGTTGCTGTTTCTGAGATACAGTCACAAGTAGTGAGTGAACTCAGGGCTGAGACATTTGAAGTGAGAGAACCAAAGGTAGAAATTCCTGTGGTATCAGAAGTGAAAGTAGAGACAGTTGTAGTAACTGAGCTGGAAGTGGAGCCACCAGTTGTCACCTCAGTGGCTAAAGAACTTGAAGTAGAAACACCAGTGGTTACATCTATGGCAAAAACAACTGATACTAATAATTCTGCTGTTACATCACAAAATCAAAACATAGACTCTGACACATCAGTGTTAACAACAGTGATCAAAGAACAAGTGGTGGAGATTCCCACTGTTATTTCTGTGGTAGTGACACCAGCTACACCTTTAGATGAATTAACACCAGTTGTAACTCTAGGCAATGGGTCAAAGGATGTACCGCCTGTAAAAGAGACACCTGTCGAAACACCAAATGTCGAATCAGTGATTGTGAAGACTGCTGTGGCCCCAGTAGTGGAGATACAGAATGTGATTCCAGTGGTAGCAACACCAGAATTTGGTTCAGTAATAGTAACAGAAGCTGCATCTCCAGTGGTAAGTACAGGAACAGTGACTACTACAATAGCAGAAAAACCAGTTTTGAGCACAGTTGTAGAAACACCTGTTTTTTCTGTCACAGCAGTAAAATCAACTCCAGCTGCAGTAGAAAAAACAGTAGTGTCCCCTGTATTACAGATCCCAGCCACAGAAACATCTTTTGTGGAGACTACAGCTGTTGTTTCAGTCAAAGAGACTGTACCTCTAGAAGAGGTTACACTAGATGTGACCTCATTTGCAGAAACACATGTAAGCCAAGTAATTGAAACTCTCATTGTCTCCGTCACATCAGTAAAACCAACTGTAGTGGAAGTGGCAAAGACACCAGACACTGAGATACCAGCTATGATTTCAATGACAGTGGCAGAAGCTGTATCTCCTGTAGTAGGTACATCATCTGGAACTCCAGTAGCATCAGAAACAATTATGATCCCAGAAATAAAAACTTCAGTAGTAACTGCAGCTGCAGAGACATCACTTGTGACACCAGCAGTAGAAACACCAGCTCAGATTTCAGTAATTGCAATACATGCAGCACCTCCAGTTACACAAGCAGCAACTGCAGCATCAGAAACATCAGAAGCTGTAGAAACAGCTTTTGTAGAGTCACCTCCAGTTGCAGTGGTTGAGACACCAGTTGTGACCCAAATGGTAGAGACACCAGGTAAGGTTTCAGTGATGGTAACAGATACTGTCCCTCTGGTAGATATTTTAGATGAGACTGCAGCAGTAGAAACACCTGTTGAGTTCCCAGTAGTAGAAACTCGTATTGTAATTTCAGCTCCAgttgcagtggataagacaccaGTTGTGACCCCAATGGTACAGACACCAGGTCAGGTTTCAGTGATGGTAACAGAGACTGCACCTCCAGTAGATGTTTCAGCAGTGACTGCAGCAGTAGATACACCTGTTGTGATCCCAGTAGTAGAAACTTCTATTGTAAAGTCAAATCCAGTTGCAGTGATTGAGACACCAGTTGTGACCCCAGTGGTACAGACACCAGGTAAAGTTTCAGTGATGGTAACAGAGCCTGCACCTCCAGTAGTTATATCAGTGGTTACTGCAGCAGTAGAGGCACCTGTTGTAATCCCAGTAGTAGAAACTCCTATTGTAAAGTCAACTCTAGTTGCAGTGGTTAAGACACCAGTTGTGACCCCAGTAGTACAGACATCAGGTCAGGTTTCAGAGAAGGTAACAGACACTACACCTCCAGTAGTTGTTTCAGCAGTAACTGCAACAGTAGAAACACCTGTTATGATCCCATTAGTAGAAGCGCCAGTTGTAAAGTCAACTCCAGTTGCAGTGGTTGAGACACCAGTTGTGACCCCAGCGGTACAGACACCAGGTAAGGTTTCAGTGATGGTAACAGAGCCTGCACCTCCAGTAGTTGTATCAGTGGTTACTGCAGCAGTAGAGGCACCTGTTGTAATCCCAGTATTAGAAACTCCAGTTGTAAAGTCAACTCCAGTTGAAGTGGTTAAGACACCAGTTGTGACCCCAGTTGTACAGACATCAGGTCAGGTTTCAGAGAAGGTAACAGACAGTACACCTCCAGTAGTTGTTTCAGCAGTAACTGCAACAGTAGAGACACCTGTTGTGATCCCAGTAGTCGAAGCGCCAGTTGCAAAGTCAACTGCAGTTGCAGTGGTTGAGACACCAGTAGTGACCCCAGCGGTACAGACATCAGGTCAGGTTTCAGAGAAGGTAACAGACACTACACCTCCAGTAGTTGTTTCAGCAGTAACTGCAACAGTAGAAACCCCTGTTATGATCCCAGTAGTCGAAGCGCCAGTTGTAAAGTCAACTGCAGTTGCAGTGGTTGAGACACCAGTAGTGACCCCAGCGGTACAGACATCAGGTCAGGTTTCAGAGAGGGTAACAGACACTACACCTCCAGTAGTTGTTTCAGCAGTAACTGCAACAGTAGAAACACCTGTTATGATCCCAGTAGTCAAAGCGCCAGTTGTAAAGTCAACTGCAGTTGCAGTGGTTGAGACACCAGTAGTGACCCCAGCGGTACAGACATCAGGTCAGGTTTCAGAGAAGGTAACAGACACTACACCTCCAGTAGTTGTTTCAGCAGTAACTGCAACAGTAGAAACACCTGTTATGATCCCAGTAGTAGAAGCATCAGTTGTAAAGTCAACTCCAGTTGCAGTGGTTGAGACACCAGTAGTGACCCCAGTGGTACAGACACCAGGTCAGGTTTTAGTGGCAGTAACAGAAGCTACTCCTCCAGTAGTTGTTTCAGCAGTAACTGCAACAGTAGAAACACCTGTTATGATCCCAGTAGTAGAAGCACCAGTTGTAAAGTCAACTGCAGTTGCAGTGGTTGAGACACCAGTAGTGACCCCAGTGGTACAGACATCAGGTCAGGTTTCAGAGAAGGTAACAGACACTACACCTCCAGTAGTTGTTTCAGCAGTAACTGCAACAGTAGAAACACCTGTTATGATCCCAGTAGTAGAAGCACCAGTTGTAAAGTCAACTCCTGTTGTAGTGGTTGAGACACCAGTAGTGACCCCAGCGGTAAAGACACCAGGTCAGGTTTTAGTGGCAGTAACAGAAGCTACTCCTCCAGTAGTTGTTTCAGCAGTAACTGCAACAGTAGAAACACCTGTTATGATCCCAGTAGTAGAAGCACCAGTtgtaaaatcaactgcagttGCAGTGGTTGAGACACCAGTAGTGACCCCAGTGGTACAGACATCAGGTCAGGTTTTAGAGAAGGTAACAGACACTACACCTCCAGTAGTTGTTTCAGCAGTAACTGCAACAGTAGAAACAACTGTTATGATCCCAGTAGTAGAAGCACCAGTTGTAAAGTCAACTCCTGTTGTAGTGGTTGAGACACCAGTAGTGACCCCAGTGGTACAGACATCAGGTCAGGTTTCAGAGAAGGTAACAGACACTACACCTCCAGTAGTTGTTTCAGCAGTGACTGCAGCAGCAGAAACACCTGTTGTGATCTCAGTAGTGGAAAGGTCAGTTGTGAGCCTAGTACTAGAAACTACCACAGAAGCACCAACTGCAATTGCAATGGCAGAGAGACCTGTTATGATCCCAGTGGTACAGACACCAGTTCTGGTTTCAGTGATTGCAAAAGAGGCTGCACCTCCAGTATTTCTACCAGCAGTGACTGCAGGAGAAGAAGTTAAGCCACCAGTGGTAGAGACACCAGTTTCAGTACCAGAAGCACCTGCTGTGATCCTAGCAGTACAAACACCAATGACAGAACAAGTAGCACAGACACGGACAACACCAGCCATGGTCTTAGTAAAGGCAACATCAGTTGTAACTGGGATGGAGGCACCCACTGTGACTACATTAGAAAAGGCACGACAGGAAACACCACTAGCAGAGACACATTTATCCCATGGGATGATGGGACCAGCTGTTGCCACAGTTATAGTAGCAACAACTCCACCTGTTGCTACACCAGAAGTAAAGAAAACAACGTTGCAGGTAGTTGAACAGGAGAAAAAGGAAGCAAAGTCAGAGGCTTCAGTTGTGTCTAAAGATGTTGAACCACCATTTGTGGCTGCGAAAGAGGTAAAGATATCAGTTTTAACTCAAGAGTGtatatcaaatgaaaaaaatgggAAGGCTTCCTTGCGGCATACTTCAACAGAACCTCAGTCAGAGGTAGAGGAGGATGTGTGGGAGGATGCTGTAGATAACATTGGAGATTCCCCATGTCAGGTGACATGCACAGAGGATGCGCCCCAAGATACTGCTGCTAAACAAACATCTGATGCTGCAATTTGA
- the zbtb2a gene encoding zinc finger and BTB domain-containing protein 2a — protein MDLAHHGLVLLKRLNAQREFGFLCDCTVAIGDVLFKAHKAVLAAFSNYFRMLFIHQDSNCVRLRPSDIQADIFSYLLNLMYTGKFTTQPIDPLRLEQGVKFLHAYPLLQEASRLINPESHYVPLTNSLYGVQIPDQTYSGPERNTACKDGIYSKNSESVNREFLDISKMDYRSPQPVGIESPTQNPAATMVQHLTYGIMSKSGSSRKHYACNYCGIRFNQRWKLKEHLLVHTKQAAEPHVLSMQNDHTIELEGQEMEEEHLHADSDVISDTDQQAWMEDTPPPSEIADIDNLEGTEMGRQMKRRKFECPTCARKFLQKSHWREHMYIHTGKPYKCSACGKNFCRANQATRHVCLSPDTDSYIMVNKQSLVMCGGEDNSQVEALFQSSERPYKCSMCAAPFASPSEVPKHQCLTESDAVPLAENSLGENQMKHLETTTPEVNIPS, from the exons ATGGACTTGGCCCATCATGGTCTCGTTCTCCTTAAGCGCCTCAATGCTCAGAGAGAGTTTGGTTTCCTCTGTGACTGTACTGTGGCCATCGGGGATGTTCTTTTCAAAGCCCACAAAGCCGTTCTTGCAGCGTTCTCAAACTACTTCCGAATGCTGTTCATCCATCAAGACAG TAACTGTGTTCGACTGAGACCTTCAGACATACAAGCAGATATCTTCAGCTACCTGCTAAACTTAATGTACACTGGAAAATTCACCACACAGCCCATTGACCCGCTTCGCCTTGAGCAAGGTGTAAAATTCCTGCATGCCTACCCTTTATTACAGGAGGCAAGTCGTCTTATAAACCCTGAGTCCCATTATGTACCTTTGACAAACTCACTTTATGGAGTACAGATACCTGATCAGACTTACAGTGGGCCTGAAAGAAATACAGCATGCAAGGATGGCATCTATTCTAAAAACTCTGAAAGCGTTAATCGAGAATTTTTGGACATTTCTAAAATGGATTACAGATCGCCACAACCTGTCGGGATAGAGTCACCCACCCAAAATCCTGCAGCCACAATGGTCCAACACCTCACATATGGCATAATGAGTAAGAGTGGTTCTTCCAGGAAGCATTACGCCTGTAATTATTGTGGAATCCGTTTTAACCAGAGGTGGAAGTTGAAGGAACATCTCCTTGTCCACACCAAGCAAGCAGCTGAGCCACATGTGTTGTCTATGCAAAATGATCACACTATTGAGCTCGAAGGTCAGGAAATGGAGGAGGAACATTTGCATGCTGACAGTGATGTTATTAGTGATACCGATCAACAGGCGTGGATGGAAGACACCCCACCGCCCTCTGAAATTGCTGATATAGACAACCTGGAGGGCACTGAGATGGGACGTCAAATGAAACGCCGAAAATTTGAGTGTCCGACCTGTGCTCGCAAGTTTCTTCAGAAGAGCCACTGGCGTGAGCACATGTACATTCACACCGGAAAGCCATATAAGTGCAGTGCTTGCGGAAAAAACTTCTGCAGAGCCAATCAAGCTACTCGACACGTTTGTTTGAGTCCGGACACAGACTCGTACATTATGGTCAACAAACAGAGTTTGGTTATGTGTGGTGGAGAAGACAACAGTCAAGTGGAAGCTCTCTTTCAGTCTTCTGAAAGACCTTATAAATGTAGCATGTGTGCAGCACCTTTTGCAAGTCCTTCTGAGGTTCCGAAACATCAGTGTTTGACTGAGAGTGATGCTGTACCATTGGCAGAAAATTCACTGGGGGAAAATCAAATGAAGCACTTAGAGACAACTACACCTGAAGTAAACATTCCTTCTTGA